GTCAAGGTAAGGCTGGAGGCTGCTCCTATCAGGGTCAGCTGAGTCAGGCCAGGGTGAGAGAAGTTGGCTGTGTCTGGGTTCAGGACCAGAGTCTGGTCAGGGTGGGGGCAAGCTGGGTTCAAAGCTGGGCTCAGGGTGTGGGTGGGGCTCAGCCAAGGTCCCACCATCTCTCTAGAGATGCTGAGCCCCACGAGCCGCCAGGCAGACAAGGAGAGACACAAGTGGGATGTGGAGAAGGGACGGCAGGAGCTATATGAGGCCCTGGCTAAAGGCCTGCAGGGGCTGCAGAAGACCCTGTATGACAACGAGGAGGTGCAGCGGGCCCATACCACCCGCTGTCTACAGCTGTTGGCTCAGGAGATCTGGGACAGGTGGGTATtgccaggagggagggaagggagggaaggcaggccagggagagggaaccACAGGTgggatgggggaaatgggagGGGCCTGAGTAAGGGAGTCTGGGGGGCCTTGGAAGTCTTGGGGGACaagaggaggggatgggggaggcaggaggcagtGGGGGTGTGTGGGAGACTGGGAGGCCAGAAATAGGGGAGACAGGAGGTGGGATGGAAAGGGAGGCTGGAGGATCAGAAAGCTGGTGGGAGTGGCATGGGAAGCTGGAGGGTAGAGGAGGTTGaggggggcagaggctgggggtatTGGAGGTCTGGGGGGGCAGAAGGTGGGGAGCTGGAAGCCAGGCAATGGGGGGCTGAGGGAATGGGAGGCTGGAGGTCAGAAGGAGAGGACATGGGGCTAGGGAGGGGTAGGAGGTGGGGGAATAGTAGTAGGAGCGGACAGGTGGGTAGGCAGGTatggggaggggacagagccTGAGAGATGGTAGTTGAACAGATAGAAACATGGGAGGTGGAGGAGGCTTTGGGGAGGCAGGTGGGCAAATGGGAAGCCAGGAGGTCAGGAAACGGGAGGCCAGAGGCTGCACTGTCCCCTCAGCAAGAAGTTCTTgtgggaggagctggagctggtgcGGGACGAGGTGACCTTCATTTATCAAAAGCTATGTGAGTGCCCAAAGCCCATGACCAGGAGGGCGGGGGGTCCTTCTGCAGCTCTGGCCCACCTGAGTCCCCTCCCCCTACAGAGGCGCAGGAAGAGGAGATTACGGAGAACCTGGTGAACATCCAGAAGATGCAAAAGACACAGGTGAAGTGCTGCAAGGTGAGCAGAGAGCACGGGGACCTTGCGTGAGTTGGGGTTATGGGGATCTCTGCCAGCCTCCACCATCAGACTGGAGCcagaaggcctgggttcaaatctcagctctgcttctTAATGCTGTGTAactgtgggcaagtcacttcccctctctgggcctcagtttcctcatctgaataaTGGGTGTAACAATAGAGCCCTACCTGACCAAGTAGCTGCATTAACTGAGTGATAAGCACTTTGAAGGCAGCCTGGAATGTGATAAATGCTATATTACACgtttcaccatcatcatcattattattattatcctcccATCTCCCCCGGCCTCAGGTCCTGACCAAAATGAAGCAGCATGGGTATGAGACATCCAACTGGCTAGAGACTGAGGAGTTGCCACCAGGAGGCAGTGGCTCCTGGAGGGATGACCTCCAGAAGGAGCTGGGTGACATATGGTGATGCCCAGCTCCCACTCTAACCTCTGACCCCTGACCCTCATCTGCCCTGTGCTCCTCCCAATCAGATAAAGCAGCAACCACCAGAACCTGGAACGCACCTGAGTCCacatctccctctcctcccaggactcatctctgcccctgcccccaccatggcctccctgccccagctTTGAGCAGTCCAGAGTCCCCCCCCGGGGCCCCCAGATCCCCATCTCCCCACAGGTCCGCTGTGCACTTGCTGCAGAACTCCTTTGGTGGCCTCGCCATATACTCAGGGGGCCGGCCCAGGGCTGCGAGCCTCAGGGGTGAGTGGGGTTGAGCAGCActccaggggtgggggaggttcATTCTCCAGCTTCACACATGGAGGTCATGTTCAGAGGCCATAGTTGGGGGTGGTTGGGTCTGTTGGGTCTTATTCTGGGGTCACATTAAATAATGTTCTGGGGTGACATTAAAGAGTCCCTGGAGGTTTCATCCAGGGGTCACTCAGGGTCACTGTGATCTTTTTTAAGGGTCAGTGGTGTAAAATTCAGGTGTCATCGAGGTCATACTTTGGTGTCATGTTGGGTCATATTCAAGGGACATAATCAAGGATCACATAATATCAAGGGCACCATATTCAAAGGCCACTCGAGGGTCACATTCAGGGTTTGTGCCAGGATTGCACCTGTCCCTCCTGCTGGCTATAAGGGGCACCGATGCCTGAGCCCGCCACGCCCCTCCTGGGACTCGGACTCAGACTCAGACCAGGACCCTTCCCAGCCACCACTCAGCAAGAGCTGCTCCTTCCCACCTGGTGTGGATACTCCCCTGCCCCAA
This genomic interval from Phocoena sinus isolate mPhoSin1 chromosome 3, mPhoSin1.pri, whole genome shotgun sequence contains the following:
- the CCDC159 gene encoding LOW QUALITY PROTEIN: coiled-coil domain-containing protein 159 (The sequence of the model RefSeq protein was modified relative to this genomic sequence to represent the inferred CDS: substituted 1 base at 1 genomic stop codon) gives rise to the protein MGEQEQSTVMIPESQKLLRCELESLRCQLQAQTKAFEFLNHSVTMLKDSCLQQIKIQQLEEMLSPTSRQADKERHKWDVEKGRQELYEALAKGLQGLQKTLYDNEEVQRAHTTRCLQLLAQEIWDSKKFLWEELELVRDEVTFIYQKLXAQEEEITENLVNIQKMQKTQVKCCKVLTKMKQHGYETSNWLETEELPPGGSGSWRDDLQKELGDIWSAVHLLQNSFGGLAIYSGGRPRAASLRGEIAPVPPAGYKGHRCLSPPRPSWDSDSDSDQDPSQPPLSKSCSFPPGVDTPLPQPTLPLLACPGIPKYTPFQLPAWASAP